The Phormidium sp. PBR-2020 DNA segment AACGGAATTAATGGAAACTTTGGTTATCCCCTTCACCAGCAGGAATGTGCTGGTATGCTCACCGTTTCTTCGGAAACGGAATTAATGGAAACGCCCGATTTAGTGGAACCAAATCGGGCGTTTCCTATCTGCATAGTCCCTACAATTCTGAAACTTTCCGAGGTTTTTCAACCCCAACCCATCTCTTACAAACCTCGTTCCCGGAGAATCCGCGCCTTCACCAAATCCGGCGTTCCCGGAAAATCCAGTAACCTATCCAATAACTCCGACGACACCTCCCGTTCCTTCGCCACCGCCACCATAAACCTCTAATCGTCTATACTAATCCTAGTCGTCAAAGAGGCGATCGCCCCAGCCAGCCATAACATCACCAGCCACTCCTAACATCAATAGTTATCTCTAACCCCAGAAAGATGACATCAACCCTTCAACGTTTGAACATTCCCCAGAATGCGATCGCCCAACTATGCCAAGCCTATCACATTCGCAAACTCGCTCTATTTGGTTCAATTTTGGGCAATGATTTCCACGCTGACAGTGACATCGACATTTTAGTCGAATTCCATCCTGGAAAAACCCCGGGATTAGAGTTTATTGAAATCCAAGATCGCTTGAGTCAACTATTCGGCCGTCCTGTCGATCTGAACACGCCCCAAGACCTCAGCCGCTATTTCCGCGACCAGGTTCTTGCTAATGCTAAAACAATCTATGGGTGAACGCGATCGCATTCGAGTTCAACATATGCTCGATGCTGCCAACAAAGTCATTTCAGCGACCCAAAAT contains these protein-coding regions:
- a CDS encoding nucleotidyltransferase family protein, with product MTSTLQRLNIPQNAIAQLCQAYHIRKLALFGSILGNDFHADSDIDILVEFHPGKTPGLEFIEIQDRLSQLFGRPVDLNTPQDLSRYFRDQVLANAKTIYG